The following proteins come from a genomic window of Triticum aestivum cultivar Chinese Spring chromosome 6A, IWGSC CS RefSeq v2.1, whole genome shotgun sequence:
- the LOC123128475 gene encoding ethylene-responsive transcription factor ERF109 has product MAPRLERGGRGFQLPNSELEDSLFLRALISVVNGDAVVPTLHLEPSSTPHFAAAVPACASCGVDGCIGCMFVAAAATADSSSGGEECSAASFVKDGGVGKITRRRSRSKFGGVRQRSWGKWAAEIRDPHRAVRQWLGTFDTAVDAARAYDLAALEFRGHRARLNFPDAAASSSSAASVSDSSWTAAQS; this is encoded by the coding sequence ATGGCGCCGAGGCTGGAGCGCGGCGGCAGGGGCTTCCAGCTCCCGAACTCCGAGCTGGAGGACTCCCTCTTCCTCCGTGCCCTCATCTCCGTTGTAAACGGAGACGCCGTCGTCCCCACGCTGCACCTCGAGCCATCGTCCACGCCGCACTTTGCCGCTGCAGTTCCTGCGTGCGCCAGCTGCGGCGTGGACGGGTGCATCGGCTGCATGTTCGTcgctgcggcggcgacggccgacTCGAGCAGCGGGGGCGAAGAGTGCTCCGCCGCGAGCTTCGTGAAGGACGGCGGCGTGGGGAAGATCAcgcggaggaggagccggagcAAGTTCGGGGGCGTGAGGCAGCGGTCGTGGGGGAAGTGGGCGGCGGAGATCCGCGACCCGCACCGCGCCGTGCGCCAGtggctcggcaccttcgacaccgccgTGGATGCCGCCCGCGCCTACGATCTCGCGGCGCTCGAGTTCCGTGGCCACCGCGCCAGACTCAACTTCCCGGACgcggccgcgtcgtcgtcgtcggcg